From Topomyia yanbarensis strain Yona2022 chromosome 1, ASM3024719v1, whole genome shotgun sequence, one genomic window encodes:
- the LOC131676062 gene encoding uncharacterized protein LOC131676062: MSERKKKEKESEFKPLVKQSRKPYCIEGWLLYIAGTTMLWKELQESFGYSFLRTRNLSQDCLEHFFSLVRWKHVNNNHPDALQFMSAYKSIVINQLILPKNIGNVEADLSKFIVNSEEIQQIGFVQKQHIRGKYEPEKDVEPMNIYDPNQLSSIHWTTGWACSTVKHQECLIRMTANPEEISDEVTILSDLKRYNSTSRIMTPGEKIFKFFQGVCRVFDNHFESLLKLGPVGVKAELVDIIEDRFGFPTIERAESNNIYDEDDFILDESEKRVMEVMCVSCALKIINKYLNMLIGCRLANMNCSFKIKNDNKKTKNKAKKLNIARTSQLMSRY, translated from the coding sequence GAAAGTGAATTTAAACCATTGGTGAAGCAATCGCGAAAACCTTATTGCATAGAAGGATGGCTTCTTTATATCGCCGGAACTACTATGCTGTGGAAAGAACTGCAAGAATCCTTCGGTTACTCATTTCTCCGGACAAGGAATTTGTCTCAAGACTGCTTAGAACACTTCTTCTCCTTAGTACGATGGAAACACGTAAACAACAACCATCCAGATGCATTACAGTTCATGTCAGCTTACAAATCGATTGTAATCAACCAATtgattttaccaaaaaatattGGGAACGTCGAAGCTGACTTGAGCAAATTCATCGTGAATAGCGAAGAAATCCAACAAATAGGCTTCGTACAAAAACAACACATACGAGGAAAATATGAACCGGAGAAGGATGTCGAACCAATGAATATATATGATCCCAACCAGCTTTCTAGCATTCATTGGACTACAGGATGGGCATGTAGTACGGTTAAACACCAGGAATGCCTGATTCGCATGACTGCAAACCCAGAAGAAATTTCGGACGAAGTAACCATTCTGTCTGACCTTAAACGGTACAATTCAACAAGCCGGATCATGACGCCTggggaaaaaatatttaaatttttccaGGGTGTATGTAGAGTATTTGACAATCACTTCGAATCCCTTCTAAAACTTGGTCCTGTGGGAGTTAAAGCTGAGCTGGTGGACATCATAGAAGATCGATTTGGATTCCCCACAATAGAGCGAGCAGAGTCAAATAATATATACGATGAAGACGATTTCATACTTGATGAAAGCGAAAAAAGAGTAATGGAAGTAATGTGTGTTAGTTGTGCGttaaaaattattaataaatatttaaacATGTTGATAGGATGTAGGTTAGCTAACATGAATTGTtcgtttaaaataaaaaatgataacaaaaaaacaaagaataaaGCTAAGAAGCTCAACATAGCTAGAACATCACAATTGATGAGTAGATACTAA